A window of Citrus sinensis cultivar Valencia sweet orange chromosome 7, DVS_A1.0, whole genome shotgun sequence contains these coding sequences:
- the LOC102614971 gene encoding pentatricopeptide repeat-containing protein At3g49710: MIQNSWTLQTFRQVLKTCVGRRDLVTGKSLHALYLKNLVPFSAYLSNHFILLYSKCGCLSAAHHAFNQTQHANVFSFNVLLAAYARQLRIASARQLFDQIPQPDLVSYNTLISAYADCGDTESALSLFKDMREKRFDTDGFTLSGLITASSNNLCLIKQLHCLAIYCGFDHYASVNNSLLTCYSRNGFLDEAKRVFYEMGEIKDEVSWNSMVVAYGQHREGLEALQLFQEMVSLQLGLDMYTLASILTAFTSLEDLVGGLQFHAHLIKSGFHQNSHIGSGLIDLYAKCSGDMRDCMKVFEEIPQPDLVLWNTMISGYSQKEEYSDQALGCFKKLNRVGYHPDDCSFVCVISACSNLSPSLGKQIHALTIKIEIRSNRISVNNALVAMYSKCGNLEDARRLFDRMPEHNTVSLNSMIAGYAQHGIGMEALRLFEWMLETNIPPTNITFVSVLSACAHTGKVAEGQKYFSMMKDMFGFEPEGEHYSCMIDLLGRAGKLTDAERLIEAMPFNPGSIGWGSLLRACRTHGNMDLALKAANHFLQLEPSNAVPYVMLANIYAASGKWEEVATIRRLMRDRGVQKKPGFSWIEVKKQMHVFVAEDGSHPMIKEIHNYLEEMSRKMKQAGYVPDVRWALVKDDEIGHGEKEKRLVHHSEKLAVAFGLLSTSYGEPILVMKNLRICGDCHNAIKFISAIAGREITVRDTYRFHCFKDGRCSCGDYW; the protein is encoded by the coding sequence ATGATCCAAAACTCTTGGACTCTCCAGACATTCCGCCAAGTTTTGAAGACATGCGTCGGTCGACGAGACCTTGTAACTGGCAAGTCCCTTCATGCACTTTACCTCAAAAACCTCGTACCATTTTCCGCCTATCTCTCCAATCATTTCATCCTCCTTTACTCCAAATGCGGCTGCCTTTCTGCAGCCCATCACGCCTTTAACCAAACCCAGCACGCTAATGTGTTCTCCTTCAACGTTCTTCTCGCCGCTTATGCAAGACAATTGCGTATTGCTTCTGCCCGCCAACTGTTCGATCAAATTCCCCAACCTGATTTGGTGTCGTATAACACCCTCATTTCAGCATATGCGGATTGCGGAGACACTGAAAGTGCGTTGAGCCTGTTCAAGGATATGAGAGAGAAGCGTTTTGACACGGATGGCTTTACCTTATCCGGGTTGATCACTGCTTCTTCTAACAATCTTTGTTTGATAAAGCAGTTGCACTGTCTCGCGATTTATTGTGGATTTGATCATTATGCTTCTGTAAATAATTCACTTCTTACGTGTTATAGTAGAAACGGGTTCTTAGATGAGGCAAAAAGAGTGTTTTATGAAATGGGTGAGATTAAAGATGAGGTTTCTTGGAATTCAATGGTTGTTGCATATGGGCAACATAGAGAAGGACTCGAGGCATTACAATTGTTTCAAGAGATGGTTAGTCTGCAATTGGGTCTTGATATGTATACGTTAGCCAGTATTTTGACTGCGTTTACGAGTTTGGAGGATTTGGTAGGAGGGCTTCAGTTTCATGCTCACTTGATCAAAAGTgggtttcatcaaaattctcATATAGGGAGTGGATTGATTGATTTGTATGCAAAATGTAGTGGTGACATGAGAGATTGTATGAAGGTTTTTGAGGAGATTCCTCAGCCGGATTTGGTTCTTTGGAACACGATGATTTCTGGTTACTCACAAAAAGAGGAGTACAGTGACCAGGCTCTTGGTTGTTTTAAGAAGTTAAACCGGGTTGGTTACCACCCAGATGACTGTAGCTTTGTCTGTGTGATCAGTGCATGCTCCAACTTGTCACCTTCCCTAGGAAAGCAAATTCATGCACTGACTATCAAAATTGAGATTCGCTCGAATCGGATTTCAGTAAACAATGCCCTTGTTGCCATGTATTCAAAATGTGGAAACCTCGAAGATGCAAGGCGGTTATTTGATAGGATGCCGGAGCATAATACTGTTTCATTGAATTCAATGATTGCAGGTTATGCTCAACATGGGATTGGGATGGAAGCATTGCGTCTTTTTGAATGgatgttggagacaaatattCCCCCGACAAATATTACCTTTGTGTCCGTCCTGTCTGCATGTGCACACACTGGAAAAGTTGCGGAGGGCCAAAAGTATTTTAGTATGATGAAAGATATGTTTGGATTTGAACCAGAAGGAGAACATTATTCATGCATGATTGATCTTTTGGGTCGAGCAGGCAAACTGACTGATGCTGAGAGACTTATTGAGGCAATGCCTTTTAACCCTGGCTCCATCGGCTGGGGTTCACTCCTTCGTGCCTGTAGAACACATGGAAACATGGACCTAGCACTGAAAGCAGCCAACCATTTTCTCCAACTGGAACCTTCAAATGCTGTTCCGTATGTTATGCTTGCAAATATCTATGCTGCTTCTGGTAAATGGGAAGAGGTTGCGACAATCAGAAGGCTGATGCGTGATAGAGGAGTACAGAAGAAACCAGGTTTTAGTTGGATTGAGGTGAAGAAGCAGATGCATGTTTTTGTTGCTGAAGATGGTTCACATCCGATGATCAAGGAAATTCACAATTACCTGGAGGAGATGTCAAGAAAGATGAAGCAAGCAGGCTATGTGCCAGATGTGAGATGGGCATTAGTTAAGGATGATGAGATAGGGCATGGAGAGAAGGAGAAGCGGCTAGTGCATCACAGTGAGAAGCTAGCAGTTGCATTTGGACTTCTCTCAACTAGTTATGGGGAGCCTATACTTGTGATGAAGAACCTGAGAATATGTGGGGATTGCCACAATGCAATCAAATTTATCTCTGCAATCGCCGGCAGGGAAATCACTGTCAGGGATACCTATAGATTTCACTGTTTCAAAGACGGACGGTGCTCTTGTGGAGATTATTGGTGA